In one window of Brachyhypopomus gauderio isolate BG-103 chromosome 16, BGAUD_0.2, whole genome shotgun sequence DNA:
- the crppa gene encoding D-ribitol-5-phosphate cytidylyltransferase encodes MQGNRATCDGPSDPGRFLKSRAGRGDDAAGRMAVGFPVAVVLPAGGTGERTGLATPKQFCSLLNRPLISYTIETFERVPWIETIVVVVSKESLVPMLHITQRYHHTKVKVVEGGRTRHRSIFSGLRAFCAGGGGSPLPRPEVVLIHDAVRPFVDEDFLLQITLAAKEQGASGAVRPLVSTVIAPSSEGFLDHSLERAKYRGSEMPQGFLFDIIYQAYQRCTEFDFEFGTECLHLALRYCGTSARLLDGPPTLWKVTYKRDLAAAESIIKDTLSMSVCIIPGVLAQSTELASKLQKYLAANGTTVDIFPCVKGKKELLLKTRNFIHISESVAGLWDAAEMGKSLGEESHGLLYPVVIVWVHLYTSEEDRSPAGKDPELTAIKELSTTFRKDNILLYGAQVIHSKVPELWERSVERLSQITSALIRDRNSAFTGQLFKA; translated from the exons ATGCAAGGCAACAGGGCTACATGCGACGGGCCTAGTGATCCTGGGCGTTTCCTAAAATCCAGAGCCGGTCGCGGCGACGATGCGGCGGGGCGGATGGCGGTTGGTTTCCCGGTCGCGGTAGTCCTTCCCGCAGGCGGCACCGGCGAACGAACGGGGCTGGCCACACCGAAACAGTTCTGCAGCTTGCTGAACAGACCGCTCATCAGCTATACTATCGAAACATTTGAGAG GGTCCCATGGATTGAAACCATCGTGGTCGTGGTTTCTAAGGAGAGCCTCGTCCCGATGCTACACATCACTCAGAGATACCACCACACGAAGGTAAAAGTGGTAGAAGGGGGAAGAACACGACACAGGTCCATCTTCAGTGGCCTGCGAGCCTTCTGCGCGGGAGGGGGAGGCTCTCCGCTCCCCAGGCCCGAGGTGGTGCTCATCCACGACGCCGTGCGCCCCTTCGTGGACGAAGACTTTCTTCTCCAGATCACGCTGGCAGCCAAAGAACAAGGG GCCTCAGGAGCCGTCCGTCCTCTGGTGTCCACGGTGATCGCCCCGTCCTCCGAAGGCTTCCTGGACCATTCTCTGGAGCGGGCAAAATACAGAGGAAGTGAGATGCCCCAGGGTTTCCTGTTTGATATCATCTACCAGGCCTACCAGCGG TGTACCGAGTTTGACTTTGAGTTTGGCACGGAGTGTCTGCACCTGGCCCTGCGGTACTGTGGCACCAGTGCCAGGCTGCTGGACGGACCACCAACCCTGTGGAAA GTGACATACAAACGGGATTTGGCTGCAGCAGAATCCATCATCAAGG ACACTCTGTCCATGTCAGTGTGCATCATCCCAGGAGTGCTGGCACAGAGCACCGAGCTCGCCAGCAAGCTCCAGAAATACCTGGCAGCCAACGGCACG aCAGTGGATATCTTCCCCTGtgtaaaaggaaaaaaagagtTACTCCTGAAGACCAGGAACTTCATCCATATATCT GAAAGTGTGGCAGGTTTATGGGATGCTGCGGAGATGGGGAAGAGCTTGGGGGAGGAGAGCCACGGCCTCCTCTACCCCGTGGTTATTGTGTGG GTTCATTTATACACGTCAGAGGAGGATCGGTCCCCCGCTGGGAAGGACCCTGAGCTGACCGCCATCAAGGAACTCTCCACCACATTTAGAAAGGACAACATTTTACTCTATGGGGCTCAGGTCATTCACTCGAAG gttcctGAGCTGTGGGAGAGGTCTGTAGAGAGGCTGTCCCAAATCACATCAGCTCTCATCAGAGACAGAAACTCTGCCTTCACTGGCCAACTGTTTAAAGCCTGA
- the ankmy2a gene encoding ankyrin repeat and MYND domain-containing protein 2a isoform X2, whose translation MTPLMHAAYKGKADICKLLLQHGADVNCNEHEHGYTALMFAGLSGKTDIAWMMLDAGAETDVVNSVGRTAAQMAAFVGQHDCVTVINNFFSRKRLDYYTKPQGLEKEPKLPSKLAGPLHKVIMSTNLNPVKLVMLVKENPLLADAEALEKCGKVMELICEKCVKQQDMNEVLAVKMHYIGCVLHKCGSFLRERQDKLDGLIRSLLKGRESDGFPVFQEKFIRECIRKFPYCDATLLQQLVRSIAPVEIGNEPTALSVLSQAITGQVGFMEVEFCTTCGEKGAEKRCSICKMVIYCNQECQKLHWFTHKKICKTLQEEREKREAESAKHVEAQAREAEEKKALEDVTSSTENLSLDQSEAGNM comes from the exons ATGACCCCTCTCATGCACGCCGCGTATAAGGGCAAGGCAGACATCTGTAAGCTGCTCCTACAGCACGGAGCCGATGTCAACTGCAATGAGCATGAACACGGCTACACGGCCCTGATGTTCGCCGGCCTCTCAG GAAAGACGGACATTGCCTGGATGATGCTGGACGCGGGAGCCGAGACGGACGTGGTGAACTCGGTGGGCAGGACCGCGGCACAAATGGCTGCCTTTGTGG GACAGCACGACTGCGTGACTGTTATCAATAATTTTTTCTCCCGGAAGAGGCTTGACTACTACACGAAACCCCAGGGACTAGAAAAGGAACCCAAACTGCCTTCTAAACTGGCTGGACCTTTGCACAAGGTCATCATGAGCACAAATCTAAATCCAGTCAAG CTGGTGATGCTGGTGAAGGAAAACCCCCTGCTGGCGGACGCCGAGGCCCTGGAGAAGTGCGGCAAGGTGATGGAGCTGATCTGTGAGAAATGTGTCAAACAGCAGGACATGAACGAGGTGCTGGCCGTGAAGATGCACTACATCGGCTGCGTGTTGCACAAGTGTGGCTCCTTCCTCCGAGAGCGCCAGGACAAGCTGGACGGGCTGATCAGGAG TCTGCTAAAAGGGCGGGAGAGTGATGGCTTCCCCGTGTTCCAGGAGAAATTCATTCGGGAATGCATTCGGAAATTTCCTTACTGTGATGCTACTTTGCTTCAGCAGCTTGTCAGGAGCATCGCTCCCGTGGAGATA GGTAACGAGCCCACGGCCTTGTCGGTGCTCAGCCAGGCCATCACGGGACAGGTGGGCTTCATGGAGGTGGAGTTCTGCACCACCTGTGGAGAGAAAGGGGCAGAGAAGAGGTGCTCCATCTGCAAAATG GTGATCTACTGTAACCAGGAGTGCCAGAAACTCCACTGGTTCACCCATAAAAAGATCTGCAAGACgctgcaggaagagagagagaagagggaggcAGAGTCAGCCAAGCATGTGGAGGCCCAGGCTAGAG AAGCTGAGGAGAAGAAAGCACTGGAAGACGTGACTAGCAGCACAGAGAACCTTTCCTTGGATCAGAGTGAAGCTGGCAACATGTGA
- the sostdc1a gene encoding sclerostin domain-containing protein 1a, with protein MHTHTRESYKLLFLFCCLMRNGLALKNDATEILYSHVADPVEDAPGNASLNRARGGGRTLENAAQNRSDRGTLGCRELRSTKYISDGQCTSVSPVKELVCAGQCLPAPLLPNWIGRRAWVRRDGPDWRCVNDKTRTQRIQLQCQDGSRRTYKITVVTGCKCKRYLRQHNESASKPEAAALPPRRHKPKGKQRHRGSKANGNWHESES; from the exons atgcacacgcacacgcgcgagTCGTACAAGCTCTTGTTCTTATTTTGTTGTCTGATGAGGAACGGTCTGGCTTTGAAGAACGACGCCACGGAGATTCTGTACTCGCACGTGGCAGATCCCGTTGAAGATGCTCCGGGAAACGCGTCTTTGAATCGCGCGCGAGGCGGCGGCAGGACGCTGGAAAACGCGGCGCAGAACAGAAGCG ACCGGGGCACTCTGGGCTGCAGGGAACTGCGCTCCACCAAGTACATCTCGGACGGCCAGTGCACCAGCGTCAGCCCCGTCAAAGAGCTGGTGTGTGCGGGTCAGTGCCTGCCCGCCCCGCTGCTGCCCAACTGGATCGGGCGGCGGGCGTGGGTCCGGCGGGACGGGCCGGACTGGCGCTGCGTCAACGACAAGACCCGAACCCAACGCATCCAGTTGCAGTGCCAAGACGGCAGCAGGCGCACCTACAAGATCACGGTGGTGACCGGCTGCAAGTGCAAGCGTTATCTGAGGCAGCACAACGAGTCGGCCAGCAAGCCGGAGGCGGCGGCCCTGCCTCCACGGAGGCACAAGCCCAAGGGAAAACAGAGGCACCGGGGCAGTAAGGCCAACGGCAACTGGCACGAGTCAGAGTCCTGA
- the lrrc72 gene encoding leucine-rich repeat-containing protein 72, with protein MTDIRKEYGGSLHSFTKDTKELYLARRGLTTVPDMSILTQLRYIWLNNNRIRAVHGHVFNCCLVELYLQNNEITSVSGALKHLTCLRVLMLHNNQMKVLEETVDELINMQCLRTLNLFLNPFTQDPEYRKYVIHHLPSVELLDRRERHRILNTLAFGRRAPAPPVGRKITCGALRVEHNMDLFGIFSTYNGTGNSHEHRSMNRSIMQFTTVDWCGMTTVQRCPLEDWSSTAYSILNVKFR; from the exons ATGACGGACATCAGGAAG GAATATGGCGGTTCTTTGCACAGCTTTACAAAAGACACGAAGGAACTTTACCTTGCAAGAAG GGGCCTCACGACTGTTCCCGATATGTCCATACTGACCCAGTTAAGATACATATGGCTTAACAACAACAGG ATAAGGGCTGTCCATGGCCATGTGTTTAACTGCTGCTTGGTAGAACTGTACCTCCAGAACAACGAGATCACCTCTGTCTCGG gggcttTGAAGCACCTGACCTGCCTTCGAGTCCTGATGCTTCACAATAACCAGATGAAGGTTCTGGAGGAGACGGTGGACGAGCTGATAAACATGCAGTGCCTGCGAACCCTCA ATTTATTCCTGAATCCCTTTACACAAGATCCTGAATACCGGAAATATGTGATCCATCATTTGCCATCTGTAGAGTTACTAGACAGGCGAG agagacacaggatACTCAACACTCTCGCCTTCGGCAGACGAGCACCAGCGCCCCCTGTAGGAAGGAAAATCACTTGTGGAGCACTAAGAG tggaGCATAACATGGATTTGTTTGGCATTTTCAGCACATATAATGGGACAGGGAACTCCCACGAGCACAGGTCCATGAACAGATCAATCATGCAATTCACCACTGTGGACTGGTGTGGTATGACAACGGTCCAGCGGTGCCCCCTAGAGGACTGGAGTTCAACCGCATACAGCATCCTTAATGTCAAATTCAGATGA